A section of the Xiphias gladius isolate SHS-SW01 ecotype Sanya breed wild chromosome 8, ASM1685928v1, whole genome shotgun sequence genome encodes:
- the lrrc4.2 gene encoding leucine-rich repeat-containing protein 4.2 — protein sequence MSPLGQVSVQPTWNAALLAVLSLMVPALSMCQSTGPSLGSANPQNCPGVCSCTNQLSKVVCTRRGLVRVPPNIPANTRYLNLMENSIETIQADTFRQLHHLEVLQLGRNAIRQIEVGAFNGLTSLNTLELFDNRLTVIPSGAFEYLSKLRELWLRNNPIESIPSYAFNRVPSLMRLDLGELRKLEYISDGAFEGLQNLKYLNLGMCNLREFPHLSPLVGLEELEISENVFPELKPGAFRGLKNLRKLWIMNSAITTIERNAFDDITALVELNLAHNNLSSLPHNLFTPLQYLVELHLHHNPWRCDCDVVWLSWWLREYIPTNSTCCGRCHTPAHMRGRYLVEVDQTTFQCSAPFILDAPRDLNISAARVAELKCRTAAMSSVRWLLPNGTVLTHGSAHPRISVLNDGTLNFSNVLPSDTGVYTCMVSNMAGNSNASAYLNVSNAELNTSNLSYFTTVTVEFSEPTVEETPKPKPTVPASPSVFQPVFISTPTVLFQNTQTPRQVSIPTARVPSGPAASLDEVMKTTKIIIGCFVAVTLLAAAMLIAFYKLRKRHQQRSTVAAARTIEIIQMEEEVPPVPPPTSGSSGSDDTGLVLPTLVEHNSNTFKPGYVSSSSSSRQGGYGAHWAQNNSLHRSVRQHHSHISTIADPYVIKTTHGKEKVQETQI from the coding sequence ATGAGTCCTCTGGGCCAGGTTAGTGTGCAGCCTACCTGGAACGCAGCCCTGCTCGCCGTGCTCTCCCTCATGGTGCCTGCGCTCAGTATGTGCCAGTCCACAGGCCCTTCGTTGGGCTCGGCTAACCCACAGAACTGTCCAGGCGTGTGCTCCTGCACTAACCAGCTCAGCAAGGTGGTGTGTACCCGCAGAGGCCTGGTTAGGGTCCCCCCGAACATCCCAGCCAACACCAGGTACCTGAACCTGATGGAAAACAGCATAGAGACCATACAAGCAGATACCTTCAGACAACTGCACCACCTGGAGGTACTGCAGTTGGGCAGAAATGCTATCAGGCAGATTGAAGTGGGGGCCTTCAATGGCCTGACCAGCCTCAATACCCTGGAGCTGTTCGACAACAGACTGACGGTCATACCTAGCGGAGCTTTTGAGTACCTGTCAAAGTTGAGGGAGTTGTGGCTTAGAAACAATCCCATTGAGAGCATCCCTTCTTATGCCTTCAATCGTGTCCCCTCACTCATGAGACTGGACCTCGGAGAGCTGAGGAAACTGGAGTACATCTCTGATGGGGCATTCGAGGGCCTTCAAAACCTCAAGTACCTCAACTTGGGGATGTGCAACCTGAGGGAGTTTCCTCATCTTTCACCTCTGGTGGGATTGGAGGAGCTAGAAATATCAGAGAATGTTTTCCCTGAACTGAAGCCTGGAGCTTTCCGTGGGCTCAAGAATTTACGTAAACTGTGGATTATGAACTCTGCTATCACTACTATTGAGAGGAATGCGTTTGATGACATCACAGCCCTGGTAGAGCTCAATTTAGCCCATAATAACCTGTCGTCCCTTCCCCATAATCTCTTCACCCCACTGCAGTACTTGGTGGAGCTACACCTGCACCACAACCCTTGGCGATGTGACTGTGATGTAGTGTGGCTCTCCTGGTGGCTCAGAGAATACATTCCCACGAATTCCACCTGCTGTGGACGTTGCCACACCCCGGCCCACATGAGAGGACGATACCTGGTGGAAGTTGATCAGACCACCTTTCAGTGTTCAGCACCATTCATACTCGATGCTCCCAGAGATCTGAACATCTCAGCAGCGAGGGTGGCAGAGCTGAAGTGTCGCACAGCTGCTATGAGCTCAGTCCGATGGCTTCTCCCTAATGGGACTGTATTGACTCATGGCTCAGCTCACCCAAGGATATCCGTCCTTAACGATGGGACACTCAATTTCTCCAATGTTCTCCCATCAGACACAGGGGTCTACACCTGCATGGTGAGCAACATGGCAGGAAATTCCAATGCCTCTGCCTACCTAAATGTCAGCAATGCCGAACTCAACACATCTAATCTGTCCTACTTTACCACTGTAACAGTGGAATTTTCGGAGCCCACAGTGGAGGAGACCCCTAAACCTAAGCCTACTGTCCCTGCCTCGCCCTCTGTATTTCAGCCTGTCTTCATCTCCACACCCACTGTGCTGTTCCAGAATACTCAAACTCCAAGGCAGGTGTCAATTCCCACTGCCAGAGTCCCTAGTGGGCCAGCCGCCAGCCTGGATGAGGTGATGAAAACCACCAAAATCATCATtggctgttttgttgctgttacCTTGCTGGCAGCTGCCATGTTGATAGCATTCTATAAGTTGCGTAAGCGGCATCAACAGAGGAGCACGGTGGCAGCAGCCAGGACCATAGAAATTATACAGATGGAGGAAGAAGTTCCTCCTGTTCCACCACCCACCTCCGGATCTAGTGGCTCTGATGACACAGGGTTGGTACTGCCTACATTAGTGGAACACAACAGCAACACCTTTAAGCCTGGGTacgtgtcctcctcctcctcatcccgCCAAGGGGGCTATGGAGCCCACTGGGCCCAGAACAACTCTCTTCATCGCTCAGTCAGACAGCATCACAGCCACATCAGCACCATTGCTGATCCCTACGTCATTAAGACTACTCACGGCAAGGAGAAGGTTCAAGAGACCCAAATCTGA